CACAACCGCGAAGCCCCATGCGTCGCGCACGCGTTCCCACCAGAACCACCATCATGGCATCGTCGACGTTGGAAGCATCGCGCTCGAAAAACTGCTCCCCTCCCGTTGTTGCTATCTCTCGCATCCTGGCGGCAAGCTTAGACTTGATCTTCCCCTCAACGACTGCTGTAACGATCAGGTCCACCCCGCGAGCCTTGGGGGCTGTCCTCGCAGCAACACACATGAGTCGAGCGACCAACCGTACTCCATCGAAAGATTGATCGATCATTTGTAGTTCAGGCAT
The Bacillota bacterium DNA segment above includes these coding regions:
- a CDS encoding DUF2148 domain-containing protein, with amino-acid sequence MPELQMIDQSFDGVRLVARLMCVAARTAPKARGVDLIVTAVVEGKIKSKLAARMREIATTGGEQFFERDASNVDDAMMVVLVGTRARRMGLRGCGFCGCRDCQEASERTVMCAFNFHDLGVAVGSAVSVAAHHHVDNRVMFSAGKAALDIGLLPDDVIMAVGIPLSATGKNIFFDRR